In the genome of Arthrobacter alpinus, the window GCGCGTGGCCAGTACCAGTGAAACGCATTCGCGAAGCCGAGTCCCAAGAACTGGGTGGGCTGCGTAGTCGACAGCCTCCTGCAGGGAAGCGATGGCATATAACTTGGCCCAGGGACTGGATCCAAGCCCACTAATCTGCGGGAAGACAAACCACATCCAGTGGGTGGTTTTAAGACCGGCGGCCAGTTCGGCAGTGACGTCACTGTATATGGGGTCTTGTGCCTCAAGAAAGTGATCCAGATTGTGACTCATTGGGCTCCTTCATTTGTAATTCCCTGCAGCATTTCCGCGCACGCACTGTCCAGGAATTCTGCCACCTCACGGGGGTGGGACAGCATCGGGGCGTGGCTTGAATCAAGCTCCGTGATCGCGGCACCGATTCGCTCAGCCATCTCGCGTTGCAGCATCGCCGGGACAGCGTGATCCTGGGTTGCCACCAAGTAATAACTCGGCAAGGACAGCCACGCGGGTGGGCCTACCTTGACCCGGTCCAGGCCAATCCGCACCATTCGCTGTGTGGCCGAGGCGATGGCGACGGTTTCCGCGAGCGCATCACCGGCGATGACGTCTCCGAAATGCGCCCTCGCTATATAGCTGTAGTCACCAGCGACCACCACATGCTCCGGAATCAGGCTGCCGGGGTATTTGCGCGACAGCCCACTCACCGATTCGCCCTCGGCCGGGGCGAAGGCTGCAATGTACGCCAATGCCTTGACGGACTCGACGCCGAGTGCGGCCTCCCCTACTACCGCGCCGCCGTAAGACCAGCCCACCAACAACACCGGACCCGGCACGGTGGCGAGCATGCGGCGCACGGAGGCAACGTCGTCGTCCATGGTTTCCAAGGAAAGCTGGGCGGCGACGGGTTCATGGCCCATGGCGCGCAGCTCAGTGATGACCTTGGCCCAGCTGGATCCGTCCGACCACAAACCATGAACCAAAACTATTGTTGCCACCGTGCCACCCTTCGTCGATGTTTGGCCCCAATGTATCAGCGCCGAATTCCTAGCTGCCTACTTCGCCGGGGCCGCGCGGACGTGCATGCGTTCGCCCTGCGGCCCAAAAAGCGTCAGGAACTCCACGCTCTCCGTGGTGGCCCGGCCAAACCAGTGAGGTGTACGGGTGTCGAACTCCGCGGCCTCGCCTTGCTTGAGCTCAAAGTCCCGCTCCCCAAGCACAACTCGCAGCCGACCGCGCAAGACGTACATCCACTCGTATCCCTCATGGACCTGCGGATCGGGTTGAGGCAGGTTCGTGCCGGCCGGCAAGATGAGCTTGAAGGCTTGGACCCCGCCGGTGCCGCTGCCCAATGGCAGGTACGTCTGTCCGTTGCGTTTGAAAGGACGGAGGTGGATCCGCGGATCTCCCGTTGCCGGGGCCCCGACTAGTTCATCCAGCGGAACTGCATGGGCGCGCGCCAGCGGGAGCAGCAATTCGAGATTGGGCCGCCGCTGCCCGGATTCAAGACGTGAGAGTGTGCTGACGGAAATGCCCGTGGCCTCTGCCAACTCCGCCAGGGTCCGGCCCCTCTGCAGCCTCAGTGCCTTCAACCTGGGGCCCACACCGGATAGAACAGACTCCGTCTCATTCGTCATGACCCTAGTTTGCCATTCCAGCAACATTTATTGCCACTTTCGCCGGCCGTGGCGCACGCTGGAATAACCAAGTCATTTCAGCAGAAGGCGGACATCATGCAGGACGTAATCATTATTGGCGGCGGCGCTGCCGGTCTCAGTGCAGCGCTTCAACTAGGCCGCTCGCGCCGGTCCGTGACGGTGGTCGACGCCGGTGAGCCTCGCAATGCGCCATCGCCGGCGGCCCACGGATTTCTCACGCGCGACGGCGTTGCTCCCCTGGAGCTGACCCGGCTTGGCCGCGCTGATCTTGAGCCCTATGACGTACGCGTCGTGGAAGGAACGGTCACTAATGCGGTCAAGGAACACGACAGTTTCCGGGTCACGCTGGCCAGCGGCGAGGTCCTAACAGCCAAGCGGCTCCTCATCACCACGGGCGGGGTTGATGTACTCCCCGAGATTCCCGGACTGGCCGAGCGATGGGGCAAGGATTTGGTGCATTGCCCGTATTGCCACGGGTGGGAAATTCGCGACCAAGCCATCGGCGTCATTGGCAGTAGCTCCATGGCCGTCCACCAAGCCCTGTTGTTCCGCCAGTGGTCGCCCAACATCACGCTATTCCTCAACAGCGCACCCCAGCCATCCGCCGTCGAACTTCAACAATTGGCAGCCCGCGGCATACGTCTTGTTGAAGGAGAGGTAGTGAAGATTCACAGCACTGATAACGCTGTGAGTGGCGTGGAGCTGGCCGACGGATCCGCCCATCCGGTCCAGGCTCTGACCACGCAATCGAGGTTGGTGGCTCGGGGCGCGTTCTTTGAATCCCTGGGGCTGGTTCCGTTGCCCTCGGAGTTCGCTGAGATGATCGAAACCGATGAGACCGGACTGACAGGGATTCCTGGGGTCTGGGCGGCTGGGAATGTCACGGACATGAGAGCCACGGTTGTGGCGTCAGCCTTCGGCGGGGCCATGGCCGGCGTTGCCATCAATATGGACATGATGGCGCAGGAGTTGGCAGAGGCAGTGGCCGCCGCCTAGTGAGGTAGCGCACAAGGCGAAGCGGTCCCGGTGGCCTAACCTTACCGACCAGGCGATGCCGCTCCGTTGAAATTGAAGGAAAAAACAAAGCGAACGGCACAGCAATCGAGCACAGCAAACGCTCAGCCCGCCCCTATCAGACGCCCAATTAGCGACACATCACTTATTCTCCGGAGGAGTGCCGCCCAGCCGAAAACCGTCACCACCCAAACCCCTCCCCACGGCTACCGTAGACCGACAGCCACCCACCTCAACAGGGGGTACTTAAGAGATACAAGCCAAATTGGTTGACCATGAATACTTTGACGCGGCACGACAAAGCCCCCGTTAGCTCACGGGGGCTTTGTCGTTTCCTAAATGGGTTGTGGTTTCGTATCCGCGCTAGTAAGCGTTTCCAGTGAGTTTTACTTGACTGCTACGAATATCTTGTCGCCCAACATCCCTGGCCTGACAGCAAGAACCCCTTGACCAGCCGTGGCAGTCGGTACTTCAATGGCCTTGTTGCCTGTCGCGGTGCCGCCCGCGTAAAGCGCGCTCGTGCTATCCATGGCATCTGCTGCGATGACCATCTTATCGAGGCCATTTACAGTCTTTCCGTCCGCGGTGACGTACTCAACTGAAACAAAAGCCGGCATTTGTCCATTAGGGTCATCGCCAATGTAGGTAGCCGAATAGTTGACGACAATATACTCAGAGCCCACCGCGGGAGGCTCGTTAAAGGAGTTGGCAGCGATGACAGCATCTGTGGCAGCCAGGGTGACAGAATTAATCACTACGCGCCAATCATCAGACTCGATAACCGATCCGATTGGGTGGGGGTTCTCGCGAGTTCCTGCATCAGATGCCGACTTTTCCTGCGCTACTTCACCCTTGACGCCTGCATCAGCAGACGGCTGGACAACAGTGGTGTCTCCGCTGCCGATGGCGTTGTCGACCGAGGTCGCAATAACGGAGAAGAACACCGCGACCCCTACGATTGTTCCCACGATCGAAAGGAGCAGAGCGGTGACGCCCATCCACTTTGCCTTGTCTTTAAGGAACAAAGAGACCAGAGACAGGACGAAAGCGATCGGTAGCAGTATCCAGCCAATGATGAGAGCACCGGGGATACAAGCGAAAATGAACCCAAGCACCGCCACAATGAGGGCGACTAGTCCGACGACGTTGCGCTGTTTTTTCACCTTCGTCGGCTGGGGTGGAAATGCCTGCATTGGCGTCCCAGGGCCCGGCTGTGCGAAGGCTGACTGATTTGGATGATGGGGGGCGGTCTGCTGCGAGCCCACCCCAGGGAGCTCTGGTGTTGTCATAGCCTTACTATGACATTTCATTGACGCTTCACATATTCCGAGACAAGACGTTACGGGCATTCCTCGGCGTCGATTGAATCCCGCGCCTACATTATTGGCCCAGTGCCGATGTCCGCCGCCCGCCTCGGATCAAAACCACCAACCATGCCCAATTATGACGAGCCCACAAACCGCATCGAGTCGTTCAGGTATTGCACTCGAATAGGTGATTCGCCGGAAAAAACCTGCCCCGTGAAATTGCAAGAGCCTAGGAAGCTCAACGGATTGGGCATATTTCGCGGAACGGACCCACAACAGGGCACAGAGAAGCTCCACTCTCGATGCTAAGAGACGGTCAAACCGAGCCGAACCCACGCCTAGTCAGAGCAAGCCGCAGAAACAGAAAATTCCGCAGGCCCACTCAAGAAGAACCTAGAGCCGCATATCCCCGGTCTCGATGTAGCGCTGGTGCCAGGAAAGCGCCTCGCCCATCAGATGCGGGGTGTGCTTGCCGTAGGAATCACGCAGGGCCCGGTCGAAGTAGTCTTCCAGCATGGGCTTGTAGTCCGGGTGGGCCAGCTTCTCCGTGATCAATCGGGCGCGCTGCTTGGGCGACAGTCCACGGAGATCGGCGTAGCCCTGCTCGGTGATCAGCAGCATGGTGTCATGCTCGGTGTGATCAACGTGGCTGGCCATGGGCACAATGCCGGAGATACGGCCACCCTTGGCCACAGATGGCGACATGAAAACGGACAGGAACCCGTTGCGGGCAAAGTCGCCGGAACCGCCAATGCCATTCATAACGTGCGATCCCACAACATGTGTGGAGTTCACATTGCCGTAGATGTCTGCCTCGATCATGCCGTTCAGGGCAACACAGCCTAGGCGGCGGATCAGCTCAGGGTGGTTGGAGATTTCCTGGGTACGCAGCACAATGCGCTCCCGGAAGAAGTCCACGTGCTTGTTGAATTCGGCAATGCCGGCCTCGGACAGCGAGAAGGAGGTAGCTGACGCGAACGCAATGGTGCCGTCCTTGATGAGCTCCAGCATGCCGTCCTGGATGACCTCGGTGTATGCCTTGAGGCCACGGTATCCACCCCGAGAAAGCCCGGCGAGCACAGCGTTGGCAATGTTGCCCACGCCGGACTGCAGCGGCAGCAACTTGTTGGTCATGCGCCCGGTCTTGATTTCCCCGTCGAGGAAATCGAGGAGGTGATCCGCGATTTGGTTGGAGGTGGCATCTGGCTCAGCGAAGGGGGAAAGGCGGTCTGGCGCGTTCGTTTCAACCACGGCTATGATTTTCGAGATGTCGACGTCAAGGTACGGCTGGCCGATCCGGTCTTCCGGCTGTGTCAACATGATCGGCTTGCGGAACGGCGGCAGGGCGGTGCCGTAGTACACGTCATGCATACCCTCCAGCCCTGCAGACTGCTGCTGGTTGACCTCGATGATCACGGCATCGGCCATGTCCAGCCAAGTCTTGTTGTTGCCTACCGAGGAGGACGGAATCAGGCTTCCGTCCTCGCGGATGCCTACAACTTCAATGATGGCGATGTTGATGTCGCCGTAGAACCCGAACCAGGTGTGCTGGGCAACGTGGCTTAGGTGAATATCCATGTATTCAATTTCGCCGTCATTGATCCGCTTGCGCAGCAACGGATCAGACATGTACGGGAGGCGCAATTCCATGCCGCCAGCTTTCGCGAGCACGCCGTCGAGCTCGGGAGCGGTGGACGCACCGGTGAGGATCTTGATCTTGAATTCGGAGCCGGCAGCGTGCGCCGTTTCCATCTGTGCCGCCAGGGCCTGCGGGACCGATTTTGGATAGCCGGCACCGGTGAAGCCGCTCATGGCCACCGTCATCCCGGGCTTGATGAGCGCCGCCGCGGCCTCGGCTGACATACGCTTTTCCAACAGTCCGGCGTGGCGGATACGGTCATGCACAGTGGGCCTCTTTCACAACGTTGTCGAGACATCCTGCAATGCCATCCCAACCACTATAGACCGTGACGCAGGATACACCAGAACCGCGGTCCGGTCTAGAGTTTTTCCCGTTCAAGGCACCTCGCAGGCTCCTCCGCATCGAGGCACCGGCGCCTGCCTCCGTTGCTGGTAGAAATAAGGGATGACCGAGACTCCCAGCCACCCTTCAGTTCACGGCGAAGTGCGCCACAACCAGCGTTCGCAGCTCAGCGGCACGGTAACTTCCTTGATCGGCTGGGTAGTGGTGATTCTGCCACTCATCATGCTGGCCATCCTTATTTTCGCCGCCGTCATGGACCCGAGCGCCAGCATGACCGCGCCGGGCAGAATTGCGATCGCCATCGGGGGCGCAGCGTTGTTGTTCTGCATGATCGCTGCACCCCACCTTCTGGGCCAGGCCGTGATCCACCGCGAACGCGCCATGTGGCGAGCCGCCCTCATCACCGGAATCCCCGCAGCCTGCGCTGTCATCTACTTCGCGTTCCGTTTCTTAGGTAACCTGGGCTGACATAGAAACCGTTCAGTTTCGCGTGCCAGACTGGAACCATGCCCCGTCCCCACAGTGAGATCCCGTCCCAACGCCTTGCCGTCGCACAGGCCCAGAACATTGCCACGTCGAAGTCACAACGTTCGATCTGGTGGACTGTTGGCATCACGATTGTGGGCTGGGCGGTGCTGGCCTACCCCATGATCTTGTTGGCCCTGCTCTCGCTGGTGGTCATGACCGGATCGATGGATGGCACGGTGACGGCGTCGGGCGTGGCATTAGGCATCGTCGGGATGCTTGGCTCCCTGGCCATGCTGGCATTCCCGGTTTTGCTGGGCCTCGCCGTGAAGGTTCGACGCCGGAGGCTCTGGGTCCCAGCGTTGCTCACCGGAGCGCTGACCACCGCCGCGTGCATCTACGTCACGGTGGAGTGGCTCATACCGCTGGGCTAAGCCCGGCGGTCAAGCCTGTTGAGGCCCCTCACTAGACCAAAGCTATTTAGCGCTCTCGTGCTGAATAAATTCAACCTGCTCCGGATCCAAGCGATTCTTCATGACCGCTATGGCTTCCGGGTTTTGGTCCACCATGACAAAGCGGCGGTCTAGTTCCAACGCCGCAGCACCGGTTGTCCCGCTGCCGCCGAAGAAGTCCAGCACCCAGTCGCCCTTTTCGGTGCTTGCCTGAATGATGCGCCGCAGAACGCCGAGAGGTTTCTGCGTGGGATAGCCAGTCTTTTCGTGGCCGTTGGGTGAGACGATCGTGTGCCACCAAGTATCGGTTGGCAGCTTGCCCAGCGCCACCTTTTCGGGTGTGACGAGCCCCGGAGCCATGTACGGCTCGCGGTCCACTTCGGTGCTGTTGAAGTAGTAGGTTTTGGGGTTCTTCACGTATACAAGAATGTTGTCGTGCTTGGCGGGCCACTTCTTTTTGGAACGTGCGCCATAGTCGTAGGCCCAGATGATCTCGTTGAGAAAGCATTCGCGGCCAAAGAGGGCGTCGAGGAGGACCTTGGCGTAGTGGACTTCGCGGTAGTCAAGGTGAAGGTACAGCGTGCCGTCGTCAGCAAGGAGACGCCAGGCTTCTTCCAACCTGGGTTCGAGAAATTCCCAATAATCCCCAAACGAATCGTTGTAGCTGAGAGTCAGGCCCTTGATCGTGTCGTAGCTGCGGCCCTTGAAGCCAACGCGCGACCCCGTTTCACTGCGCACATTAGTCATGTTCTGACGGGCCTGGACCTTGCCGGTATTGAACGGCGGGTCAATGTAAATC includes:
- a CDS encoding DUF1810 domain-containing protein; this translates as MSHNLDHFLEAQDPIYSDVTAELAAGLKTTHWMWFVFPQISGLGSSPWAKLYAIASLQEAVDYAAHPVLGTRLRECVSLVLATRGLSAEEIFGKVDARKLQSSMTLFSRAVPEEGLFREVLERFYAGVADPATEEILANSAGDPGEA
- a CDS encoding alpha/beta fold hydrolase, which encodes MATIVLVHGLWSDGSSWAKVITELRAMGHEPVAAQLSLETMDDDVASVRRMLATVPGPVLLVGWSYGGAVVGEAALGVESVKALAYIAAFAPAEGESVSGLSRKYPGSLIPEHVVVAGDYSYIARAHFGDVIAGDALAETVAIASATQRMVRIGLDRVKVGPPAWLSLPSYYLVATQDHAVPAMLQREMAERIGAAITELDSSHAPMLSHPREVAEFLDSACAEMLQGITNEGAQ
- a CDS encoding helix-turn-helix domain-containing protein encodes the protein MTNETESVLSGVGPRLKALRLQRGRTLAELAEATGISVSTLSRLESGQRRPNLELLLPLARAHAVPLDELVGAPATGDPRIHLRPFKRNGQTYLPLGSGTGGVQAFKLILPAGTNLPQPDPQVHEGYEWMYVLRGRLRVVLGERDFELKQGEAAEFDTRTPHWFGRATTESVEFLTLFGPQGERMHVRAAPAK
- a CDS encoding NAD(P)/FAD-dependent oxidoreductase; the protein is MQDVIIIGGGAAGLSAALQLGRSRRSVTVVDAGEPRNAPSPAAHGFLTRDGVAPLELTRLGRADLEPYDVRVVEGTVTNAVKEHDSFRVTLASGEVLTAKRLLITTGGVDVLPEIPGLAERWGKDLVHCPYCHGWEIRDQAIGVIGSSSMAVHQALLFRQWSPNITLFLNSAPQPSAVELQQLAARGIRLVEGEVVKIHSTDNAVSGVELADGSAHPVQALTTQSRLVARGAFFESLGLVPLPSEFAEMIETDETGLTGIPGVWAAGNVTDMRATVVASAFGGAMAGVAINMDMMAQELAEAVAAA
- a CDS encoding acetyl-CoA hydrolase/transferase family protein, which produces MHDRIRHAGLLEKRMSAEAAAALIKPGMTVAMSGFTGAGYPKSVPQALAAQMETAHAAGSEFKIKILTGASTAPELDGVLAKAGGMELRLPYMSDPLLRKRINDGEIEYMDIHLSHVAQHTWFGFYGDINIAIIEVVGIREDGSLIPSSSVGNNKTWLDMADAVIIEVNQQQSAGLEGMHDVYYGTALPPFRKPIMLTQPEDRIGQPYLDVDISKIIAVVETNAPDRLSPFAEPDATSNQIADHLLDFLDGEIKTGRMTNKLLPLQSGVGNIANAVLAGLSRGGYRGLKAYTEVIQDGMLELIKDGTIAFASATSFSLSEAGIAEFNKHVDFFRERIVLRTQEISNHPELIRRLGCVALNGMIEADIYGNVNSTHVVGSHVMNGIGGSGDFARNGFLSVFMSPSVAKGGRISGIVPMASHVDHTEHDTMLLITEQGYADLRGLSPKQRARLITEKLAHPDYKPMLEDYFDRALRDSYGKHTPHLMGEALSWHQRYIETGDMRL
- a CDS encoding DNA-methyltransferase — encoded protein: MTTDASDSPLSPASATTWQANGKNLVAEGDNLSFLGTLPDESFRLIYIDPPFNTGKVQARQNMTNVRSETGSRVGFKGRSYDTIKGLTLSYNDSFGDYWEFLEPRLEEAWRLLADDGTLYLHLDYREVHYAKVLLDALFGRECFLNEIIWAYDYGARSKKKWPAKHDNILVYVKNPKTYYFNSTEVDREPYMAPGLVTPEKVALGKLPTDTWWHTIVSPNGHEKTGYPTQKPLGVLRRIIQASTEKGDWVLDFFGGSGTTGAAALELDRRFVMVDQNPEAIAVMKNRLDPEQVEFIQHESAK